In Tepidimonas taiwanensis, the following are encoded in one genomic region:
- a CDS encoding 3-hydroxyacyl-CoA dehydrogenase/enoyl-CoA hydratase family protein → MSRFTVKRVAVLGAGVMGAQIAAHLVNVRVPVVLFDLPKDGADKSAIARQAIANLKKLKPSPLGVADEADLIQPANYDEHLGLLGECDLVIEAIAERMDWKHQLYARIAPHLASHAILATNTSGLPIRQLAEPLPAELRPRFCGIHFFNPPRYMPLVELIATADTRADVLDALEGFVTTTLGKNVVRAKDTPNFVANRIGIAGMLSTMREAERYGLTFDIVDDLTGKRLGRASSGTFRTADVVGLDTLAHVIRTMQTQLSPETDPFYETFATPAVLQALLDKGHLGQKTKAGFYKKAGRDVLRFDLAKGEYVPAGAKADEVYGRMLKKPAAERLKLLRNAEGPQGQFLWAILRNGFHYAALHLQSIAETARDVDQAMRWGFGMSQGPFELWQEAGWLEVARMVQEDIDAGRALCRAPLPDWVFHGPVAERGGVHQPEGSWNPATGRFEPPRTLPVHQRQLYRERVFGEGGPDWRTDGTTVYEDDAIRLWTLDRPGLDDVLIASIKTKMHAISPAVVEGLDRAVDEAEARFNGLVVWSGDEPFSVGADLQATLPAFAAMGVQAIESVEAEMQRVMLRLRYAQVPTVAAVRGMALGGGCELAVHCARRVAHMESYMGLVEVGVGLIPGAGGLTYIARRAAENARASTGTDLLPFLTEGFKAAAMATVGTSALESRKIGYLLESDVIVPHRDELLFVALRTAQAMHEAGYRPPLKRLFPVAGRSGKATILGSLVNMRDGGFITAYDFEIASRIAHVVTGGDVEAGTLVNEEYLMKLEREAFCALIAQPKTQERILGLLNTGKPVRN, encoded by the coding sequence ATGTCCCGATTCACCGTCAAACGCGTCGCCGTGTTGGGCGCCGGTGTGATGGGCGCGCAGATCGCCGCCCATCTCGTCAACGTGCGCGTGCCCGTGGTGCTGTTCGACCTGCCGAAGGACGGCGCCGACAAGAGCGCCATCGCCCGCCAGGCGATCGCCAACCTGAAGAAGCTCAAGCCCAGCCCGCTCGGGGTGGCCGACGAGGCCGACCTCATCCAGCCCGCCAATTACGACGAGCACCTGGGGCTGCTGGGCGAATGCGACCTCGTCATCGAGGCCATCGCCGAGCGCATGGACTGGAAGCACCAGCTCTATGCGCGCATCGCGCCGCACCTGGCCAGCCACGCGATCCTGGCCACCAACACCTCCGGGCTGCCGATCCGGCAGTTGGCCGAACCGCTGCCCGCCGAGCTGCGCCCGCGCTTCTGCGGCATTCACTTTTTCAACCCGCCGCGCTACATGCCGCTGGTGGAGCTGATCGCCACCGCCGACACGCGCGCCGACGTGCTCGACGCGCTGGAGGGGTTCGTGACCACGACGCTGGGCAAGAACGTCGTGCGGGCCAAGGACACGCCCAACTTCGTGGCCAACCGCATCGGCATCGCGGGGATGCTCTCGACGATGCGTGAGGCCGAGCGCTACGGGCTGACCTTCGACATCGTCGATGACCTGACGGGTAAGCGCCTCGGGCGCGCCTCCAGCGGGACGTTCCGCACCGCCGACGTCGTGGGACTGGACACGCTGGCGCACGTGATCCGCACGATGCAGACGCAGCTCAGCCCCGAGACCGATCCGTTCTACGAGACCTTTGCCACGCCGGCCGTGCTGCAGGCCTTGCTGGACAAGGGCCACCTGGGCCAGAAGACCAAGGCGGGTTTTTACAAAAAGGCGGGGCGCGACGTGCTGCGCTTCGACCTCGCCAAGGGTGAGTATGTCCCCGCCGGGGCCAAGGCCGACGAGGTCTACGGCCGCATGCTCAAAAAACCCGCGGCCGAGCGCCTGAAGCTGCTGCGCAATGCCGAAGGGCCGCAGGGGCAGTTCCTGTGGGCCATCCTGCGCAACGGGTTTCATTACGCGGCGCTGCACCTGCAGTCGATTGCCGAGACCGCGCGCGACGTGGACCAGGCGATGCGCTGGGGCTTTGGCATGAGCCAGGGCCCGTTCGAGCTGTGGCAGGAGGCGGGCTGGCTGGAGGTCGCCCGCATGGTGCAGGAGGATATCGACGCCGGTCGCGCCCTGTGCCGCGCACCGCTGCCCGACTGGGTCTTCCACGGCCCGGTGGCCGAGCGTGGCGGCGTGCATCAGCCGGAGGGATCCTGGAACCCGGCGACCGGGCGCTTTGAGCCGCCGCGCACGCTGCCCGTGCACCAACGTCAACTCTACCGCGAGCGTGTCTTTGGTGAGGGTGGCCCGGACTGGCGCACCGACGGCACGACGGTGTACGAGGACGACGCGATCCGCCTGTGGACGCTGGATCGTCCGGGCCTGGACGACGTGTTGATCGCGTCGATCAAGACCAAGATGCACGCCATCAGCCCCGCCGTGGTCGAGGGGCTGGACCGCGCCGTGGACGAGGCCGAGGCGCGCTTCAACGGTCTGGTCGTGTGGTCCGGGGACGAGCCGTTCTCGGTCGGCGCGGATCTGCAGGCGACGCTGCCCGCGTTTGCCGCGATGGGCGTGCAGGCCATCGAGTCGGTCGAAGCCGAGATGCAGCGCGTGATGCTGCGCCTGCGCTACGCCCAGGTGCCCACGGTGGCGGCTGTGCGTGGCATGGCGCTCGGCGGCGGCTGCGAACTGGCCGTGCACTGCGCGCGCCGTGTCGCGCACATGGAAAGCTACATGGGACTCGTGGAAGTGGGCGTGGGCCTGATCCCCGGCGCCGGTGGGCTGACCTATATCGCCCGCCGCGCGGCTGAAAATGCACGCGCCTCCACCGGCACGGACCTGCTGCCCTTCCTGACCGAAGGTTTCAAGGCCGCCGCGATGGCCACCGTCGGCACGAGCGCCCTGGAGAGCCGCAAGATCGGCTACCTGCTCGAGAGCGACGTGATCGTCCCGCACCGCGACGAGCTGCTGTTCGTGGCGCTGCGCACCGCACAGGCGATGCACGAAGCCGGCTACCGGCCGCCGCTCAAGCGCCTGTTCCCGGTAGCGGGGCGCTCCGGCAAGGCCACGATCCTCGGGTCGCTCGTCAACATGCGCGACGGCGGCTTCATCACCGCCTACGACTTCGAGATCGCCAGCCGCATCGCGCACGTCGTCACCGGCGGTGACGTCGAAGCGGGCACGCTGGTGAACGAGGAATACCTGATGAAGCTCGAGCGCGAGGCCTTCTGTGCCCTGATCGCGCAGCCCAAGACCCAGGAGCGCATCCTGGGCCTGCTCAACACCGGCAAGCCGGTGCGCAACTGA
- a CDS encoding DUF2147 domain-containing protein, with protein MKTRIVAPRIAALLLALAAPAWAQMTPVGRWHTIDDETKEVKSEVVITEKDGVLTGRIDKLLRKGADPNRRCTACEDDRKDQPFIGLEIIRGVRKVEGKEVWDGGTILDPEKGKIYSVRLTPVDGGSKLEVRGYFLFIGRTQTWVRVN; from the coding sequence ATGAAAACCCGTATCGTCGCCCCCCGTATTGCCGCACTGCTGCTGGCGCTGGCGGCGCCGGCCTGGGCCCAGATGACCCCCGTGGGTCGTTGGCACACCATCGACGACGAGACCAAGGAGGTCAAGAGCGAAGTCGTCATCACCGAGAAGGACGGCGTCCTGACGGGCCGCATCGACAAGCTGCTGCGCAAGGGCGCGGATCCGAACCGCCGCTGCACCGCCTGCGAGGATGACCGCAAGGACCAGCCCTTCATTGGGCTGGAGATCATCCGCGGCGTGCGCAAGGTCGAGGGTAAGGAGGTGTGGGATGGCGGCACCATCCTCGACCCCGAGAAGGGCAAGATCTACAGCGTTCGGCTGACGCCGGTCGACGGCGGATCGAAGCTCGAAGTGCGCGGTTACTTCCTGTTCATCGGTCGCACGCAGACCTGGGTGCGCGTGAACTGA
- a CDS encoding acyl-CoA dehydrogenase C-terminal domain-containing protein gives MPQYNPPLRDMQFVLHEVLRVVDELKVCPPHAEVDADTINAVLEEGGKFAAEVAFPINITGDAEGCRLNKETHEVTTPSGFKAAYEQYVAGGWPALSCDPQYGGQGLPFVVNQAFYEMLNSANQAWTMYPGLSHGAYECLHAHGTEEQKRLYLPKLTSGEWTGTMCLTEPHCGTDLGLLRTKAEPQPDGTYKLTGQKIFISAGEHDLAENIVHLVLARLPDAPAGTKGISLFVVPKFKVNADGSLGERNAIYCGGIEHKMGIHGNATCQMILDGAVGTMVGQPNKGLQAMFVMMNAARLGVGNQSVGLTEVAFQNALAYAKDRIQMRSLSGPKAKDKPADPIIVHPDVRRMLLTAKAYAEGGRALLIYCALLLDKELHHPDEQVRKDSAELLALLTPIAKAFLTDNGFIAVNECLQVFGGHGYIKEWGMEQFVRDARINMIYEGTNTVQSLDLLGRKVLANQGATLKKFGKLVQSLIEEEGVNEKMSEFINPLAQLAEQMTKFTTEIGFKALQNPDEAGAAAVPYLRVAGHLVFAYFFARMASVALKAIAAGSTDPFYRGKLQTARFYFARLFPETATLMRQARAGVASLLDTDAALA, from the coding sequence ATGCCCCAGTACAACCCGCCCCTGCGCGACATGCAATTCGTCCTGCACGAAGTGCTGCGCGTCGTCGACGAGCTCAAGGTCTGCCCGCCGCATGCGGAGGTGGACGCCGACACCATCAACGCCGTGCTGGAGGAGGGGGGCAAGTTTGCCGCCGAGGTGGCGTTCCCGATCAACATCACCGGTGACGCCGAGGGGTGCCGCCTGAACAAGGAGACCCACGAGGTCACGACGCCCAGCGGCTTCAAGGCCGCCTACGAGCAGTACGTCGCCGGTGGCTGGCCCGCGCTGAGCTGCGATCCGCAGTATGGCGGGCAGGGGCTGCCGTTCGTCGTCAACCAGGCGTTTTACGAGATGCTCAACAGCGCCAACCAGGCGTGGACGATGTACCCGGGCCTGAGCCACGGCGCGTACGAGTGCCTGCACGCGCACGGCACCGAGGAGCAAAAGCGCCTGTATCTGCCCAAGCTGACGAGCGGCGAGTGGACCGGCACGATGTGCCTGACCGAGCCGCACTGTGGTACGGACCTGGGCCTGTTGCGCACCAAGGCCGAGCCGCAGCCCGACGGCACCTACAAGCTCACGGGCCAGAAGATCTTCATCTCCGCGGGCGAGCATGATCTGGCGGAAAACATCGTCCACCTGGTGCTGGCGCGCCTGCCCGACGCCCCGGCCGGCACGAAGGGCATCAGTCTCTTCGTCGTGCCCAAGTTCAAGGTCAACGCCGACGGCAGCCTGGGCGAGCGCAACGCCATCTACTGCGGCGGCATCGAGCACAAGATGGGCATCCACGGCAACGCCACCTGCCAGATGATCCTGGACGGCGCGGTCGGCACGATGGTGGGCCAGCCGAACAAGGGCCTGCAGGCGATGTTCGTGATGATGAACGCGGCGCGCCTGGGTGTGGGCAACCAGTCGGTCGGCCTGACCGAGGTCGCGTTCCAGAACGCGCTCGCCTACGCGAAGGACCGCATCCAGATGCGCAGCCTCTCCGGCCCCAAGGCGAAGGACAAGCCGGCCGACCCGATCATCGTGCACCCGGACGTGCGCCGCATGCTGCTGACCGCCAAGGCGTATGCCGAAGGCGGGCGCGCGCTGTTGATCTACTGCGCGCTGCTGCTGGACAAGGAACTGCACCACCCCGACGAGCAGGTGCGCAAGGACAGCGCGGAGTTGCTGGCGCTGCTGACGCCGATCGCCAAGGCGTTCCTGACTGACAACGGCTTCATCGCCGTCAACGAGTGCCTGCAGGTCTTCGGCGGCCACGGCTACATCAAAGAGTGGGGCATGGAGCAGTTCGTGCGCGATGCCCGCATCAACATGATCTACGAGGGCACCAACACCGTGCAGAGCCTGGACCTGCTGGGCCGCAAGGTGCTGGCCAACCAGGGCGCGACGCTGAAGAAGTTCGGCAAGCTGGTGCAATCGCTCATCGAGGAAGAAGGCGTCAACGAGAAGATGAGCGAGTTCATCAACCCGCTGGCGCAGCTGGCCGAGCAGATGACCAAGTTCACCACCGAGATCGGCTTCAAGGCGCTGCAAAACCCGGACGAGGCGGGCGCGGCGGCCGTGCCCTACCTGCGCGTGGCGGGGCACCTGGTGTTCGCGTACTTCTTCGCCCGCATGGCGTCGGTGGCGCTCAAGGCCATCGCCGCCGGCAGCACCGATCCGTTCTACCGCGGCAAGCTGCAGACGGCGCGCTTCTACTTCGCGCGCCTGTTCCCCGAGACGGCGACGCTGATGCGCCAGGCCCGCGCCGGCGTGGCGTCGCTGCTCGACACCGACGCGGCGCTGGCCTGA
- a CDS encoding TetR/AcrR family transcriptional regulator: protein MAITDTPSATGTARKRRPHSGGNARGAKAVHKGQQTKAAIIDAALAMASHVGLEGLSIGAIAEVMQMSKSGVFAHFGSREELQIAVVREYHERFEREVFRPALAAPRGLPRLRALFDNWMRQTSLEIDSGCIYISGAVEFDDRPGPVRDALVDTVNTWQAAVRRAVQLAIDEGHLRADADPAQIAFEIHGLILALHYEARFLRSPDGVQHARAGFDNILARYQP from the coding sequence ATGGCCATCACCGATACCCCGTCCGCGACGGGCACTGCCCGCAAGCGCCGCCCCCACTCCGGCGGTAACGCCCGCGGCGCGAAGGCCGTCCACAAAGGCCAGCAGACCAAGGCCGCGATCATCGACGCGGCGCTTGCGATGGCGTCGCATGTCGGGCTGGAGGGCCTGAGCATCGGCGCGATCGCCGAGGTGATGCAGATGAGCAAGTCGGGCGTGTTCGCGCACTTCGGCTCGCGCGAGGAGTTGCAGATCGCGGTGGTGCGCGAGTACCACGAGCGCTTCGAGCGCGAGGTCTTTCGCCCGGCGCTCGCCGCCCCGCGCGGGCTGCCGCGGCTGCGTGCGCTGTTCGACAACTGGATGCGCCAGACGTCGCTGGAAATCGATTCCGGCTGCATCTACATCAGCGGGGCGGTCGAGTTCGACGACCGTCCTGGTCCGGTGCGTGACGCGCTGGTCGACACCGTCAACACCTGGCAGGCGGCGGTGCGCCGCGCCGTGCAGCTGGCGATCGACGAAGGGCACCTGCGCGCCGACGCCGACCCGGCGCAGATCGCCTTCGAGATCCACGGTCTGATCCTCGCGCTGCACTACGAGGCGCGCTTCCTGCGCAGCCCGGACGGCGTGCAGCACGCCCGCGCCGGTTTCGACAACATTCTGGCGCGCTACCAACCCTGA
- the argB gene encoding acetylglutamate kinase has product MNHPSRDLSHVAPTDRAEILSQALPYIRRYHGKTMVIKYGGNAMTDPALQAAFAEDVVLLKLVGINPVVVHGGGPQIETLLKRLGKQGQFIQGMRVTDAETMEVVEWVLAGEVQQDIVGLINRAGGKAVGLTGRDGAMIRARKLRMVDLQDPAVEHDVGQVGDIVSIDPSVVRALQEDQFIPVVSPIGFGEHNESYNINADVVAAKLATVLQAEKLLMLTNIRGVLDKDGSVLTELTPRRIDELVADGTISGGMIPKIAGALDAAKSGVKAVHIIDGRVPHALLLEVLGDQPFGTMIRSH; this is encoded by the coding sequence ATGAACCACCCCTCCCGCGACCTTTCGCACGTGGCGCCCACCGACCGCGCCGAAATCCTGAGCCAGGCGCTGCCCTACATCCGCCGCTATCACGGCAAGACGATGGTCATCAAATACGGCGGCAATGCGATGACCGATCCGGCGCTGCAGGCCGCGTTCGCGGAGGACGTGGTGCTGCTCAAGCTCGTCGGCATCAACCCCGTGGTCGTGCACGGGGGCGGCCCGCAGATCGAGACGCTGCTCAAGCGCCTGGGCAAGCAGGGCCAGTTCATCCAGGGCATGCGCGTCACGGACGCCGAGACGATGGAGGTCGTCGAGTGGGTGCTGGCCGGCGAGGTGCAGCAGGACATCGTCGGCCTGATCAACCGCGCCGGGGGCAAGGCCGTGGGCCTGACCGGCCGCGACGGCGCGATGATCCGTGCCCGCAAGCTGCGCATGGTGGACCTGCAGGACCCTGCCGTCGAGCACGACGTCGGGCAGGTGGGGGACATCGTCTCCATCGACCCGTCGGTCGTGCGGGCGTTGCAGGAGGACCAGTTCATCCCCGTGGTCAGCCCGATCGGCTTTGGCGAGCACAACGAGAGCTACAACATCAACGCCGACGTCGTGGCGGCCAAGCTCGCGACCGTGCTGCAAGCCGAGAAGCTGCTGATGCTGACCAACATCCGCGGCGTGCTGGACAAGGACGGCAGCGTGCTGACGGAGCTCACGCCGCGGCGCATCGACGAACTGGTGGCCGACGGCACGATCAGCGGCGGCATGATCCCCAAAATCGCCGGGGCGCTGGATGCGGCCAAGAGCGGGGTGAAGGCCGTGCACATCATCGACGGGCGCGTGCCGCACGCGCTGCTGCTGGAGGTGCTGGGCGACCAGCCCTTCGGCACGATGATCCGCTCGCACTGA
- a CDS encoding CYTH and CHAD domain-containing protein, with product MPQEIELKFALPGLRAAQALARLRTHPLLRRRRARQQRLVNRYYDTPDGWLREQRCALRVRAITPLAAPASADGARATALWEQTLKTAGTQTGAWSARGEWTVPLNRPRLDRRALLATPLGEHPEAAQRLASLQAVYETRCVRTTWVVHAPDGVVEVALDAGTVRAGGRHAPLLELELELLRGDPAALDRVADALAQSLPLLPARLSKAQRAQQLLDGTWDQPVHAQRLALPRHADPMAVARAALGDALGQVCDNLALAVRGDDPEYVHQARVGWRRWRSLLRLLRPWLPEPPAREPLQPLLDALGAVRDLDVAATETLPAWAAAFVGSPPDATRERTWQRAQRRLQAAARRERRALRARLGDPAVGQALLAHGRWLLALPERIDAPADWAAQRLARWHARLRQRLHPDAAGDAADALHAARLLAKRLRYGAEAVASTLAPKAARRLDRWQRNARAWQTRIGSWRDMERAAELLLQLHADPRLAAYLRGVAAAIRHAESSAARA from the coding sequence GTGCCGCAAGAAATCGAGCTCAAGTTCGCGTTACCGGGCCTGCGGGCCGCGCAGGCGCTCGCCCGCCTGCGGACGCACCCCCTGCTGCGCCGCCGGCGCGCCCGCCAGCAACGCCTGGTCAACCGGTACTACGACACGCCGGACGGCTGGCTGCGCGAACAGCGTTGCGCGCTGCGCGTGCGCGCGATCACCCCACTCGCGGCCCCTGCGTCGGCCGACGGAGCCCGTGCCACGGCCCTGTGGGAACAGACGCTCAAGACCGCCGGCACCCAGACCGGGGCGTGGAGCGCGCGCGGGGAGTGGACCGTGCCGCTCAACCGCCCCCGGCTGGACCGGCGGGCACTGCTCGCCACGCCGCTGGGCGAGCACCCGGAAGCCGCGCAGCGCCTCGCCAGCCTCCAGGCCGTGTACGAAACGCGCTGCGTGCGCACGACGTGGGTCGTGCACGCCCCCGACGGCGTCGTGGAGGTGGCACTGGACGCCGGCACCGTGCGCGCCGGCGGGCGCCACGCGCCGCTGCTGGAGCTGGAGCTGGAGTTGCTGCGCGGCGACCCGGCCGCACTGGACCGCGTCGCCGACGCGCTGGCGCAAAGCCTGCCGCTGCTGCCCGCGCGGCTGAGCAAGGCCCAGCGAGCGCAGCAGTTGCTCGACGGCACTTGGGACCAACCCGTGCACGCCCAGCGACTCGCGCTGCCGCGGCATGCGGACCCGATGGCGGTGGCCCGCGCCGCGCTCGGCGATGCGCTGGGGCAAGTGTGCGACAACCTCGCGCTCGCCGTCCGTGGTGACGACCCCGAGTATGTACACCAGGCACGCGTTGGCTGGCGACGCTGGCGCAGCCTGCTGCGGCTGCTGCGCCCGTGGCTACCCGAGCCCCCGGCGCGCGAACCGTTGCAGCCGCTGCTCGATGCGCTCGGGGCCGTGCGGGACCTGGACGTCGCCGCCACCGAGACGCTGCCCGCCTGGGCAGCGGCGTTCGTCGGCAGTCCACCGGACGCCACGCGCGAGCGGACGTGGCAGCGCGCCCAGCGCCGGCTGCAGGCCGCGGCCCGCCGCGAGCGGCGGGCGTTGCGCGCCCGCCTCGGCGATCCGGCGGTGGGACAGGCACTGCTCGCACACGGCCGGTGGCTGCTGGCGCTGCCCGAGCGCATCGACGCCCCGGCCGACTGGGCGGCGCAACGGCTGGCGCGCTGGCACGCGCGGTTGCGCCAGCGCCTGCACCCGGATGCCGCCGGGGACGCGGCCGACGCACTGCACGCCGCGCGGCTGCTGGCCAAACGCCTGCGCTACGGCGCCGAGGCGGTGGCATCGACCCTCGCGCCCAAGGCGGCGCGCCGGCTCGACCGCTGGCAGCGCAACGCCCGCGCCTGGCAGACGCGCATCGGCAGCTGGCGCGACATGGAACGCGCGGCGGAGTTGCTCCTCCAACTCCACGCCGACCCGAGGCTGGCCGCCTACCTGCGCGGGGTGGCGGCTGCGATCCGGCACGCCGAGTCGTCGGCTGCCAGGGCGTAA
- a CDS encoding cation-translocating P-type ATPase has product MVKDHAASPAPADTSARDTVPWHALPADAVLHRLGAEAQGLTSAEAAARRQRHGDNRLQEAPPVPLWRRVARQFDNLLIWVLLAAAGITVAIGHGIDALVILAVVLLNVGIGVIQEGKAERALAAIRGLLAPRAQVWRDGRLLEIDAVHLVPGDVVQVAAGDSLSADVRWLQVHELQIDESALTGESVPTAKQAEPVTPDAPLGDRRSMGYAGTLVTRGQGRAVVVATGMATEMGRIGRLLQTVGDTTTPLVRQMAQLGRWITLAVLAAAALLFGFGWGVRELPALQTFMAAVGLAVAAIPEGLPAIMTVTLAIGVQRMAQRRAIVRRLPAVETLGCVTVICSDKTGTLTRNEMTVQQVVLADGVVEVDGVGYAPTGALRRHGIPLQPAELWREAPALLALAEGAALCNDAELRPGEGDPPDWRLSGDPTEGALLTLAMKAGIDARRLAEERPRIGVLPFESARRYMATAHRRATGHAGAEVWVKGAPERLLAMCSQELDAHGHARPLRRDHWHAQVEQQAAQGRRVLAIARRPWHVSEPLTHDAVAHDLVLVGLVGIIDPPREEAVAAVAACQSAGIRVKMITGDHAVTASAIARQLGLSTGGAALTGQDIEAMDDAALRDAVRTTDVFARAAPEHKLRLVRALQANGEIVAMTGDGVNDAPALKAADVGVAMGHKGTEAAKRAAAMVLADDNFATIARAVEEGRTVYDNLRKVVTFLLPINGGESVSLLVAVLFGLALPIAPVQILWVNMVSSIALAMVLAFEPTEPDVMHRPPRRPDEPMLSPFVLWRIGLVSGLFALGIFGTYRWALASGYPTAVAQTLAVNTLVAMEIFYLFSVRYLRARSFTWVGVRGTPRVLAAVAAACALQALFTYAPFMQAAFGSAALPPELLFVSAAVGAGVLVALELEKGILRRLR; this is encoded by the coding sequence ATGGTAAAAGATCACGCCGCCTCCCCTGCGCCCGCCGACACGTCCGCCCGCGACACCGTCCCCTGGCACGCGCTTCCTGCCGACGCGGTGCTGCACCGGCTCGGCGCCGAGGCGCAGGGGCTCACCAGCGCCGAGGCGGCCGCGCGGCGCCAACGCCACGGCGACAACCGGCTGCAGGAAGCCCCGCCCGTGCCGCTGTGGCGGCGCGTTGCGCGGCAGTTCGACAACCTGCTGATCTGGGTGCTGCTGGCTGCGGCGGGGATCACGGTCGCGATCGGGCACGGCATCGACGCGCTCGTCATCCTCGCCGTCGTGCTGCTCAACGTCGGCATCGGTGTGATTCAGGAAGGCAAGGCCGAGCGGGCGCTGGCGGCGATCCGCGGCCTGCTGGCACCGCGCGCCCAAGTCTGGCGCGACGGGCGCCTGCTGGAGATCGACGCGGTGCACCTCGTGCCGGGCGACGTGGTGCAGGTCGCCGCCGGCGACAGCCTCTCCGCCGACGTGCGCTGGCTGCAGGTGCACGAGCTGCAGATCGACGAGTCGGCGCTGACGGGTGAGTCGGTCCCCACCGCGAAACAGGCGGAACCGGTCACACCGGACGCACCGCTGGGTGACCGGCGCAGCATGGGCTACGCCGGGACGCTGGTCACGCGCGGTCAGGGCCGGGCGGTGGTGGTTGCCACTGGCATGGCGACCGAGATGGGGCGCATCGGGCGGCTGCTGCAAACGGTGGGGGACACCACGACGCCGCTGGTGCGGCAGATGGCGCAGCTCGGCCGCTGGATCACGCTGGCGGTGCTGGCCGCGGCCGCGCTGCTGTTCGGTTTCGGCTGGGGCGTGCGAGAGCTGCCGGCGCTGCAGACCTTCATGGCCGCGGTGGGGCTGGCGGTGGCCGCCATTCCCGAAGGGCTGCCCGCGATCATGACCGTGACGCTGGCGATCGGTGTGCAGCGCATGGCGCAGCGGCGCGCCATCGTGCGGCGTCTGCCCGCGGTGGAAACGCTCGGCTGTGTGACGGTCATCTGTTCCGACAAAACCGGCACGCTCACCCGCAACGAGATGACGGTGCAGCAGGTGGTTCTGGCCGACGGCGTCGTCGAGGTGGACGGCGTCGGCTATGCCCCCACCGGTGCGCTGCGACGCCACGGAATACCGCTGCAGCCCGCCGAGCTGTGGCGCGAGGCCCCGGCGCTTCTGGCGCTGGCCGAAGGCGCGGCGCTGTGCAACGACGCCGAGCTGCGCCCGGGCGAAGGGGACCCGCCCGACTGGCGGCTGTCGGGCGACCCCACCGAAGGCGCGCTGCTGACGCTGGCGATGAAGGCCGGGATCGACGCGCGCCGGCTGGCCGAGGAGCGCCCGCGCATCGGCGTGCTGCCGTTCGAATCGGCACGGCGCTACATGGCCACGGCCCACCGGCGCGCCACCGGCCACGCCGGCGCGGAGGTGTGGGTCAAGGGCGCGCCGGAGCGGCTGCTCGCGATGTGCAGCCAGGAGCTGGACGCCCACGGCCACGCCCGCCCGCTGCGCCGCGACCACTGGCATGCGCAGGTGGAGCAACAGGCCGCGCAAGGCCGCCGCGTGCTGGCCATCGCCCGGCGCCCATGGCACGTCAGCGAGCCGCTCACCCACGACGCGGTCGCGCACGACCTCGTGCTCGTTGGCCTGGTCGGCATCATCGACCCGCCGCGCGAGGAGGCCGTCGCGGCCGTGGCCGCCTGTCAAAGCGCCGGCATCCGCGTCAAGATGATCACCGGCGACCATGCCGTCACGGCATCGGCGATCGCGCGCCAGCTGGGGCTGAGCACTGGCGGGGCCGCGTTGACGGGACAGGACATCGAGGCGATGGACGACGCGGCGCTACGCGACGCCGTGCGCACGACCGATGTGTTCGCGCGCGCCGCGCCGGAGCACAAGCTGCGCCTCGTGCGTGCGCTGCAGGCCAACGGCGAGATCGTCGCGATGACCGGCGACGGCGTCAACGACGCGCCAGCCCTCAAGGCCGCCGACGTCGGCGTGGCCATGGGCCACAAGGGGACGGAGGCCGCCAAGCGCGCCGCGGCGATGGTGCTCGCCGACGACAACTTCGCCACCATCGCCCGCGCGGTGGAGGAAGGCCGCACGGTCTATGACAACCTGCGCAAGGTGGTCACGTTCCTGCTGCCCATCAACGGCGGCGAGTCGGTGTCGCTGCTGGTGGCGGTGCTCTTTGGGCTCGCGCTGCCCATCGCGCCGGTGCAGATCCTGTGGGTCAACATGGTGAGCTCGATCGCGCTGGCGATGGTGCTTGCCTTCGAGCCGACCGAGCCCGACGTGATGCACCGCCCCCCGCGGCGCCCGGACGAGCCGATGCTCTCGCCCTTCGTGCTGTGGCGCATCGGGCTGGTGTCGGGGCTGTTCGCGCTCGGCATCTTCGGCACCTACCGTTGGGCACTCGCGTCGGGGTACCCGACGGCAGTCGCCCAGACGCTCGCGGTCAACACACTGGTGGCGATGGAAATCTTCTATCTCTTCAGCGTGCGCTACCTGCGGGCGCGCTCGTTTACCTGGGTGGGCGTGCGCGGCACGCCGCGCGTGCTCGCCGCGGTGGCGGCGGCCTGTGCGCTGCAGGCGCTGTTCACCTACGCCCCGTTCATGCAGGCGGCCTTTGGCAGCGCGGCCCTGCCGCCAGAACTGCTGTTCGTCAGCGCCGCGGTGGGCGCGGGCGTGCTGGTGGCGCTGGAGCTGGAAAAGGGCATCCTGCGCAGGCTGCGCTAA